One region of Clostridiales bacterium genomic DNA includes:
- a CDS encoding GntR family transcriptional regulator, whose product MKDFRTVTLADQVFERLESDIIQGVYPRGEVLTELKLVEQLNVSRTPIREALRRLEQEHLIADTGKGSVVLGITAEDLVDIMDIRCRIEGLASYYAAKNVSPEGLARLRHILDLQEFYFEKHDAEHLREMDDQFHDVICDMSGHAVISDTLVPLHRKTRRYRKASIADAKRTAQVVKEHRAIFDAIAAGDADRAAALTTEHTIHAKESMIGRLKNHG is encoded by the coding sequence ATGAAAGATTTCCGTACCGTTACGCTGGCCGATCAGGTGTTTGAGCGGCTGGAATCCGATATCATTCAGGGCGTGTACCCGCGCGGCGAGGTGCTCACGGAGCTGAAGCTCGTCGAGCAGCTCAACGTCAGCCGCACGCCCATCCGCGAGGCGCTGCGCCGCCTCGAGCAGGAGCACCTCATCGCCGACACCGGCAAGGGCTCCGTCGTGCTCGGCATCACGGCCGAGGATCTGGTGGACATCATGGACATCCGCTGCCGGATCGAGGGGCTCGCGTCCTACTACGCGGCGAAAAACGTCTCGCCCGAGGGGCTTGCGCGCCTGCGGCACATTCTGGACCTGCAGGAATTTTACTTTGAAAAGCACGACGCCGAGCACCTGCGCGAGATGGACGACCAGTTCCACGACGTCATCTGCGACATGAGCGGCCACGCCGTCATCAGCGACACGCTCGTCCCGCTGCACCGCAAGACCCGCCGCTACCGCAAGGCGTCCATTGCCGACGCGAAGCGCACGGCGCAGGTCGTCAAGGAGCACCGCGCCATCTTCGACGCCATCGCCGCCGGAGACGCCGACCGCGCCGCCGCGCTCACGACCGAGCACACCATCCACGCCAAGGAAAGTATGATTGGGAGGCTGAAAAATCATGGGTGA